One window of Paenibacillus albicereus genomic DNA carries:
- a CDS encoding ABC transporter ATP-binding protein — MVRLETSQLDIAYEKRQIVRDLNLRIPQGKITALVGSNGSGKSTILKTMARLMSPQNGQVLLDGKSIHKQSTREVAKELAILPQNPTAPDGLTVQELVSYGRFPYQKGFSSMRKEDREIVAWALNATGMTEFADRPVDQLSGGQRQRGWIAMALAQETDILFLDEPTTFLDMAHQLDVLQLLQQLNGKENRTIVMVVHDLNHASRFAHHMIAIQSGTVLAEGSPEEVVTPKVMRDVFGIEADIVSDPRTGVPLCLPYALALGERKVERPAAERQDERQRVLQPAGV, encoded by the coding sequence ATGGTTCGATTGGAGACCAGCCAGCTGGACATAGCCTATGAGAAGAGGCAGATCGTGCGGGATCTCAATCTCCGCATTCCGCAAGGCAAGATTACGGCGCTCGTAGGCTCGAACGGCTCCGGCAAATCGACCATCCTCAAGACAATGGCGCGCCTGATGTCGCCGCAGAACGGCCAGGTGCTGCTGGACGGCAAATCGATCCACAAGCAATCGACGCGGGAGGTCGCCAAGGAGCTGGCGATCCTGCCGCAGAACCCGACTGCGCCGGATGGCCTGACCGTTCAGGAGCTTGTCTCCTACGGCCGTTTCCCGTATCAAAAAGGGTTCAGCTCGATGCGCAAGGAAGACCGCGAAATCGTCGCCTGGGCACTGAATGCGACAGGAATGACGGAATTCGCCGATCGTCCGGTCGACCAGCTGTCCGGCGGGCAGCGGCAGCGCGGCTGGATCGCGATGGCGCTCGCGCAGGAGACGGACATCCTGTTTCTCGACGAGCCGACCACGTTCCTCGACATGGCGCATCAGCTCGACGTGCTGCAGCTGCTTCAGCAGCTGAACGGCAAGGAGAACCGTACGATCGTCATGGTCGTGCATGACCTCAACCATGCCTCCCGATTCGCTCATCATATGATCGCGATCCAATCCGGGACGGTGCTGGCCGAAGGCTCTCCCGAAGAGGTCGTGACGCCGAAGGTGATGCGGGATGTATTCGGCATCGAGGCCGATATCGTGAGCGATCCGCGCACGGGGGTGCCGCTGTGCCTTCCCTACGCGCTTGCGCTGGGAGAACGGAAGGTAGAGCGTCCGGCGGCCGAACGCCAGGACGAGAGGCAGCGCGTGCTGCAGCCGGCCGGGGTTTGA
- a CDS encoding (2Fe-2S)-binding protein: protein MDRQGTKETLYGKLGLLETAPEGVRVSATLERLSNDPETADAFLRSYAELIPSRCIEPAATYFPSWLRSLAGAFHYLLASGSGSFPLDPSRWEMVLYQAEGASYASIGFRTDSLELQEAPRLLAADQRCERIERFYGLLVAPVFRQLAGRAGVRTHELWRLAASGLHHTKSFLLQAAVEQPELLQALEQDFAYAVEGMPGEAVGERRNPLAIRLIYVDSPYEPGTKLPLRGGCCLAFKTEYAKYCYNCPRLKPEERSSMYEELCAARS, encoded by the coding sequence ATGGATCGCCAAGGGACGAAAGAAACGCTATACGGCAAGCTGGGCTTGCTGGAGACGGCTCCGGAAGGGGTGCGGGTATCCGCGACGCTGGAGCGGCTCTCGAACGATCCGGAGACGGCCGATGCGTTCCTCCGCAGCTATGCCGAGCTGATTCCGTCGCGCTGCATCGAACCCGCAGCGACCTATTTTCCTTCCTGGCTGCGCTCGCTTGCCGGCGCGTTCCATTATCTCCTTGCCAGCGGCTCAGGAAGCTTTCCGCTGGACCCTTCCCGGTGGGAGATGGTGCTCTACCAAGCAGAGGGGGCCTCGTATGCGTCCATCGGGTTCCGGACCGATTCTCTGGAGCTGCAGGAGGCGCCGCGGCTCCTTGCCGCCGATCAGCGTTGCGAGCGGATCGAACGCTTCTACGGCCTGCTTGTCGCGCCTGTATTCCGTCAGCTCGCCGGTCGCGCAGGTGTCAGGACCCATGAGCTGTGGAGGCTGGCCGCGAGCGGGCTGCACCACACCAAGTCGTTCCTGCTGCAGGCTGCGGTGGAACAGCCGGAGCTGCTGCAGGCGCTGGAGCAAGACTTCGCGTATGCCGTCGAGGGGATGCCGGGCGAGGCGGTCGGAGAGCGTCGCAATCCGCTCGCGATCCGGCTGATCTATGTCGACAGTCCGTATGAGCCTGGCACGAAGCTGCCGCTGCGGGGAGGATGCTGCCTGGCTTTCAAGACCGAATACGCCAAGTACTGCTACAACTGCCCTCGACTCAAGCCGGAGGAGAGGAGTTCGATGTATGAGGAGCTGTGCGCTGCCCGCTCCTAA